In Dromiciops gliroides isolate mDroGli1 chromosome 4, mDroGli1.pri, whole genome shotgun sequence, one DNA window encodes the following:
- the TOB1 gene encoding protein Tob1 gives MQLEIQVALNFIISYLYNKLPRRRVNIFGEELERLLKKKYEGHWYPEKPYKGSGFRCIHIGDKVDPVIEQASKESGLDIDDVRGNLPQDLSVWIDPFEVSYQIGEKGPVKVLYVDDNNENGCELDKEIKNSFNPEAQVFMPISDPASSVSSSPSPPFGHSAAVSPTFMPRSTQPLTFTTATFAATKFGSTKMKNSGRSNKVARTSPTNLGLNVNDLLKQKAISSSMHSLYGLGLGSQQQPQQPQPQQQQQQQQPSQQQQQKTSALSPNAKEFIFPNMQGQGSNNGMFPGDSPLNLSPLQYSNAFDMFAAYGGLNEKSFVDGLNFSLNNMQYSNQQFQPVMAN, from the coding sequence ATGCAGCTTGAAATCCAAGTAGCACTAAATTTTATTATTTCGTATTTGTACAATAAGCTTCCCAGGCGACGAGTCAACATTTTTGGTGAAGAACTTGAAAGACttcttaaaaagaaatatgaagggCACTGGTATCCAGAAAAGCCATACAAAGGATCAGGGTTTAGATGTATACACATAGGGGATAAAGTGGACCCAGTGATTGAACAAGCATCCAAAGAGAGTGGTTTGGACATTGATGATGTTCGTGGAAACCTGCCCCAGGATCTTAGTGTTTGGATCGACCCATTTGAGGTTTCATACCAAATTGGTGAAAAGGGACCAGTGAAGGTGCTTTATGTGgatgataataatgaaaatggaTGTGAGTTGGATAAGGAGATCAAAAACAGCTTTAATCCAGAGGCCCAGGTGTTTATGCCGATAAGTGACCCAGCTTCATCAGTGTCCAGCTCTCCATCTCCTCCCTTTGGTCACTCTGCTGCTGTAAGTCCTACTTTCATGCCCCGATCCACTCAGCCTTTAACCTTTACCACTGCCACTTTTGCTGCCACCAAGTTTGGCTCgaccaaaatgaaaaatagtggcCGTAGCAACAAGGTTGCACGCACTTCTCCCACTAACCTCGGCTTGAATGTGAATGACCTCTTGAAGCAGAAAGCCATTTCTTCCTCAATGCACTCTCTCTATGGGCTTGGCCTGGGCAGCcagcagcagccacagcagcCTCAGccacagcagcaacaacagcaacagcagccatcacagcagcagcagcagaagaccTCTGCTCTCTCTCCTAATGCAAAGGAGTTTATTTTCCCTAATATGCAGGGTCAAGGTAGTAACAATGGAATGTTCCCAGGTGACAGCCCCCTTAACCTCAGTCCTCTCCAATACAGTAATGCCTTTGATATGTTTGCGGCCTATGGAGGCCTCAACGAGAAGTCTTTTGTGGATGGCTTGAATTTTAGCTTAAATAACATGCAGTATTCTAACCAGCAATTCCAGCCAGTTATggctaactaa